Proteins co-encoded in one Stomoxys calcitrans chromosome 5, idStoCalc2.1, whole genome shotgun sequence genomic window:
- the LOC131997793 gene encoding uncharacterized protein LOC131997793 yields MAGYLPRPESPRPARPTRPRFDPREPRYRPASWQYACGLCQEDHAIRSCPRFRQMTPYQRYETVERRSYCRNCLARSHLAPDCPVVTACRTCDYRHHTMLHGAPQLRETYGSYSPPPMEIANPRQLAIEPANQMPIVQGPPPVEIPYSRATVFVPTAMVELAPEEQDDWAGVRVLLCQASTITRIAAATVTRLGIPTRERRGHRLATIRLRSRHASRRTMYTIRAVVTRDLPRRPYSDPIIPDPTSSLRSLSLADADPRGNEPTDVEVGADAYAHLRRSGVVQPGLGAVFAQETDWGYVFVGPVTSQARNQD; encoded by the coding sequence ATGGCCGGATATTTACCTCGCCCAGAGTCCCCACGACCCGCCAGACCCACACGCCCTCGCTTCGACCCACGGGAACCCAGGTATCGCCccgcatcttggcagtatgcctGTGGCCTCTGCCAGGAGGACCACGCCATACGGTCATGCCCGCGGTTCCGGCAAATGACACCGTATCAGAGATACGAGACAGTTGAGAGACGGAGTTACTGTCGGAACTGTCTGGCGCGCAGCCATCTGGCCCCAGACTGCCCCGTGGTCACTGCCTGCCGAACATGCGACTACCGCCATCACACAATGCTGCATGGAGCCCCACAGCTTAGGGagacatatggcagctacagccCGCCCCCAATGGAGATTGCCAACCCACGGCAACTTGCAATCGAACCAGCCAACCAGATGCCCATCGTCCAAGGCCCTCCCCCGGTCGAGATACCTTACAGCCGGGCCACTGTTTTTGTACCCACGGCGATGGTGGAATTGGCACCCGAGGAGCAGGACGATTGGGCTGGGGTACGGGTACTTTTGTGCCAGGCATCGACCATCACCCGAATCGCGGCAGCCACAGTAACTCGCCTGGGGATACCAACGAGAGAGCGCAGAGGGCACCGTCTGGCAACAATAAGACTTCGGTCAAGGCATGCGTCGAGGAGGACCATGTATACCATCCGGGCAGTGGTGACCCGGGATTTGCCGCGACGACCCTATTCAGATCCCATCATTCCCGACCCCACAAGCAGCCTAAGATCCCTTTCTTTGGCAGATGCTGACCCTAGAGGCAACGAACCAACCGATGTAGAGGTAGGGGCCGATGCCTACGCCCACCTCCGGAGGAGTGGTGTTGTACAACCCGGATTGGGAGCCGTCTTCGCCCAGGAGACAGATTGGGGATACGTGTTCGTCGGCCCAGTCACCTCACAGGCAAGAAACCAGGATTAA